Proteins from one Mycobacterium sp. HUMS_12744610 genomic window:
- a CDS encoding cytochrome P450: protein MSTRIMDDAARLLTDPEAYTDEKRLHEALAHLRAHAPVSWVDVEGYKPFWAVTKHADIMDIERQNDLFTNDPRPLLMNTELDEKLRADREAGIGLRTLIHMDDPHHRDIRKVGADWFRPKAMRALKARCDELAKIYVDRMLEKGPELEFAQEIAVNYPLYVILSLLGLPESDFPRMLKLTQEMFGGEDTEFQRGANPEDMLAVLLDFFNYFAALTASRREQPTEDLASAIANAKIHGEPLSDMDTASYYVIVASAGHDTTSAGIAGGLLALLEHPGELARVQNDMSLMGTAVEEMIRWVVPVKEFMRTAQADAEVRGIPIAKGESVLLSYVSANRDEDVFADPFRFDVGRDPNKHLSFGYGVHFCLGAALARMEMNSFFSELLPRLKSIELAGAPELVAATFVGGVKRLPIRYSLR, encoded by the coding sequence ATGAGCACCCGCATCATGGACGACGCGGCGCGGCTGCTGACCGACCCCGAGGCCTACACCGACGAGAAGCGGCTGCACGAGGCGCTGGCCCACCTGCGCGCCCACGCCCCGGTGTCCTGGGTCGACGTCGAGGGTTACAAACCGTTCTGGGCGGTCACCAAGCACGCCGACATCATGGACATCGAGCGGCAGAACGACCTGTTCACCAACGACCCGCGCCCGCTGCTGATGAACACCGAACTCGACGAGAAGCTGCGCGCGGACCGGGAGGCCGGCATCGGCCTGCGCACGCTGATCCACATGGACGACCCGCATCACCGGGACATCCGCAAGGTCGGGGCGGACTGGTTCCGCCCGAAGGCCATGCGGGCATTGAAGGCCCGCTGCGACGAGCTGGCCAAGATCTATGTCGACCGGATGCTGGAGAAGGGTCCGGAGCTCGAGTTCGCGCAGGAGATCGCGGTCAACTACCCGCTGTACGTGATCCTGTCGCTGCTGGGCCTGCCGGAATCGGACTTCCCCCGCATGCTCAAACTCACCCAGGAGATGTTCGGTGGCGAGGATACCGAGTTCCAGCGCGGTGCCAATCCCGAGGACATGCTGGCGGTGCTGCTCGACTTCTTCAACTACTTCGCGGCGCTGACCGCGTCGCGTCGCGAGCAGCCTACCGAGGATCTGGCCTCGGCGATCGCCAACGCCAAGATCCACGGGGAACCGTTGTCCGACATGGACACCGCGTCGTACTACGTGATCGTGGCCAGCGCCGGTCACGACACCACCAGCGCCGGCATCGCCGGCGGACTGCTGGCTCTGCTGGAGCATCCCGGAGAGCTGGCGCGGGTGCAGAACGACATGAGCCTGATGGGCACCGCGGTCGAGGAGATGATCCGCTGGGTAGTGCCGGTCAAGGAGTTCATGCGCACCGCCCAGGCCGACGCCGAGGTGCGCGGCATACCGATCGCCAAGGGCGAATCCGTGCTGCTGTCCTATGTTTCGGCCAACCGCGACGAGGACGTGTTTGCCGACCCGTTCCGGTTCGACGTCGGCCGGGATCCCAACAAGCACCTGTCGTTCGGCTACGGCGTGCACTTCTGCCTGGGGGCGGCGCTGGCCCGTATGGAGATGAACAGCTTCTTCTCCGAACTGCTTCCGCGGCTCAAGAGCATCGAGCTGGCCGGCGCGCCCGAGCTCGTCGCCGCGACCTTCGTCGGCGGTGTCAAGCGCCTGCCGATCCGCTACTCACTGAGGTGA
- a CDS encoding TetR/AcrR family transcriptional regulator, which yields MTGAGRNYGGLTPEQRAQERRERLVEAARMLVAECGVAPLTVDLVCQHANLSKRYFYTEFASKDDLLDACAEDLFRRLVARMDEVLTTAPLADRVEGTLRAVVRALASDRADARLYMECPGFPRLREHQRRAVRDFTDRMVADAIAFTGRPKPSVDRRLATRALVAGTTDLIVAWLHGDIDTDEDTLVATLTAAAGGAATAL from the coding sequence ATGACTGGCGCGGGCCGTAACTACGGCGGACTCACCCCCGAACAGCGGGCGCAGGAACGCCGCGAACGCCTGGTCGAGGCCGCCCGGATGCTCGTCGCCGAGTGCGGCGTGGCCCCCCTGACCGTCGATCTGGTCTGCCAGCACGCGAATTTGAGCAAGCGGTACTTCTATACCGAATTCGCCTCCAAGGACGACCTGCTCGACGCCTGCGCCGAGGATCTGTTCCGCCGGTTGGTGGCCCGGATGGACGAGGTCCTGACCACCGCCCCGCTCGCGGATCGCGTCGAGGGCACACTGCGCGCCGTGGTGCGCGCGCTGGCGTCCGACCGCGCCGACGCGCGGCTGTACATGGAGTGCCCGGGCTTTCCGCGGCTGCGGGAACATCAACGGCGTGCGGTGCGTGACTTCACCGACCGCATGGTAGCCGACGCCATCGCGTTCACCGGACGCCCGAAGCCGTCCGTCGACCGGAGGTTGGCGACGCGCGCGCTGGTCGCCGGCACCACCGACCTCATCGTCGCCTGGCTGCACGGCGACATCGACACCGACGAAGACACCCTGGTCGCCACCCTCACCGCCGCGGCCGGCGGGGCGGCAACCGCGCTCTAG